The Blattabacterium cuenoti genome includes a region encoding these proteins:
- a CDS encoding TerC family protein gives MNIVKSITEIFDHPVLSITIIGNLFLIESILSIDNAAMLASMIMNLKKEDRKKAIKYGIIGAYFFRGLCLLFASALIKIWWLKPLGGLYLIFVGLNHFLKKRNFLSKNLKKKDSFWKIVFFIEIMDLSFSIDNIFASVALSENFLLIFLGVFIGILSMRLIAQFFIQLMERIPELKNSAFFIIIILGIKLIFSSFKNYNFFPSEGMFSLLTFSIFAFPIFFSWVKKIIKN, from the coding sequence ATGAATATTGTAAAATCTATTACAGAAATTTTTGATCATCCTGTTTTATCTATTACCATTATAGGAAACCTATTTTTAATAGAAAGTATTTTATCCATAGATAATGCAGCAATGTTAGCTTCTATGATTATGAATTTAAAAAAAGAAGATAGAAAAAAAGCTATAAAATATGGAATTATTGGAGCTTATTTTTTTAGAGGATTATGCTTACTGTTTGCTTCTGCATTAATAAAAATATGGTGGTTAAAACCATTAGGTGGTTTATATTTAATTTTTGTGGGATTAAATCATTTCTTAAAAAAAAGAAATTTTTTATCAAAAAATTTAAAAAAAAAAGATTCTTTTTGGAAAATTGTTTTTTTCATAGAAATTATGGATTTATCTTTTTCTATTGATAATATTTTCGCTTCTGTTGCTTTATCAGAAAACTTTTTGTTAATTTTTTTAGGTGTATTTATAGGAATTTTATCAATGAGATTGATTGCTCAATTTTTTATTCAATTGATGGAAAGGATTCCAGAATTAAAAAATTCTGCTTTTTTCATAATTATTATTCTCGGAATCAAACTTATTTTTTCTTCTTTTAAAAATTATAATTTTTTTCCATCCGAAGGAATGTTTTCGTTACTCACCTTTTCTATATTTGCATTTCCCATTTTTTTTTCATGGGTAAAAAAAATCATAAAAAATTAA